The Humulus lupulus chromosome 4, drHumLupu1.1, whole genome shotgun sequence genome has a window encoding:
- the LOC133830914 gene encoding uncharacterized protein LOC133830914, with protein MNRWVRLAEGNRCRTFANRGMGEACFGRQVIDFDKQRARNSCKSILFFYILGLRYGDGFVGLPWMARTTDGGSNLFIKFWAAQLIKAVVPLRALDRKRYSQRDHVNSCNASEAENGYTTGKSALVDEEREAFQEELRDKK; from the exons ATGAACAGATGGGTTAGGCTCGCCGAAGGTAACCGTTGTCGGACTTTTGCGAACCGAGGGATGGGTGAGGCTTGCTTTGGACGACAGGTGATAGACTTTGATAAACAGAGGGCAAGGAACAGTTGCAaatctattttatttttctacATATTAGGGCTCAGATATGGGGATGGGTTCGTTGGGTTGCCATGGATGGCAAGGACGACTGATGGCGGGTCTAACCTCTTCATCAAATTT TGGGCAGCCCAATTGATAAAGGCTGTAGTGCCACTAAGGGCATTGGACCGAAAGCGTTATTCACAAAGAGATCACGTTAACTCTTGTAATGCTTCAGAGGCCGAGAATGGATATACAACTGGGAAGAGTGCTTTAGTAGATGAAGAAAGGGAGGCTTTTCAAGAGGAATTGCGTGATAAAAAGTAA